The genomic window GTTCTCAGGCATCCTGACTGCGCCGGTGCCTGATACACCTTAGTCAGCAGTTTCCAACCCCCATACCCACAGATTCTGCTGGGGAACTGATCATTAATACGTCATTCAATCAGATGGAATCATGAAGAAAAAAGTCCGATGGTCAAAGAAGCGCCTTTTTCCTCTACACCTCTTAGTCAAATTGTTATTAAAATGTCTGTTAACACGAGTTGTTCAACGTCATAACTAATTTGATTAAATTTGGTTAATCTAAAAATGGCATAAAAGTTTCCCCTCACACTTGTATATCCCAAATATGATCATGCATCTGAAAAGTTATGGCTGGTCAGGACTCCTTTCCCAAAGAGACACGAACACCTCATCtgcttttgtaaaataaataaacaaataatttttacaAATTAAGAGTCATTTAGCCCAAAACCCCATTTACATGCAACACTTTAATTAGTCATGTAGTTTATTAAGTTACCATGGATGGGCCAAGTCTAGATCAATTCTCTTTAATGCTGTGTTGTCTCCTCTACCGCTTTCTATTACTATGACACATACTGTGGCTTGCTGCTCCTCTATCCTGTGAGCAGTATCTCATCTCTGTGGCAGACACCTCAGTTTTAATCAGCCCTACTGAGAAGCATATGTCTGAGTGTTTTTGCAGGCAAAGAAGCGCTACAGCTCATAGCTTCTCCATTAAATGAACATGTCAGATTATTGTTGATGAGATTTGACTACGTGAGGGAAGTGAGTTAAGGCAtctcatttcatgttttcaggATGTTTGTTCAAATGCGATGGTATGCACTGGGGTGCATTTGGAGGGGCATCCCCAGTGCAGAAGCAAAGGAAACACTCACCTCAAAGCAAGCAGTAATTGGACCACAGAAATAATATTCTGAGTGAATAGTAACATCCCACTCTAAGATGCGAACATGTGGTTCAGCAAACAACAATAAGATCTCACCATCAGAAATGGCacactcatattttttttttttctaaatgtgtaTTTGACCTACAAAAGGCCTGATTACTGACATGACACATTGGTTGGTCTAATTAGTCAGGCAGTGCAACAATGGTTTTTGTAAATGAGGGAGCATCATTtatgtcagtgtcagtgaggTATATGAGGAAGTATGTTTACTCTTTATAGGCTGAAAGATGTTATGAGTGCAGATAGATTATGAGTGATGGTAAAGATAAGGAGTAATATGATGGACTAGTCAACGCAAAAGCTGAGTTTAGGGTTACCCTGAGGTTTTGGTTAATCCTCCTCCAGGAcaaagttttttaaaataaagtgaaGCATACCTCAAGCTACAGTAGCTTTCAGCACAAGGTTATGCTGGTATGAGAGATAAACTGCTAATCCGAATGGTAAACTGGTCCATAAATAATCTATATGACGCACAACAGGGGAAGCactatgtgaaaaaaaaaaaaaatgatatccaCTCCAGTAAATCAAGAACTGCTCAAAACACTAGGAAATAATGCCTTATTTACCCTTGAGTATTGATAGTTACGATCAATGGAGGCCTAACAGCTTTCACATTTTTAGTCATTGGGGAATGATAAAGGTCAAAGAGCCAAAGTTCCTTCACCATGCTAAAAAATAGATAGAACTGTGGAAAATATAAGTGTTGCTGTAAACTTTGCAATAGCTAAACGTGGGCAAAAATAACTTGTTACTCACACACGATTCTGAGGATTCCAGGAGATTTCAGCTGGAAAGCTACAGAGTGGGAACTAGCGGTCAACTGATGAATAGCTGAGCGATATGGAAACATGCGTTAGGGAAACGCGTGTGACGTATCACTCACTCTGAGGTTTTTCCAGGCTGcattattagtgtgtgtgggcTCTGACTTTCTGCCATGTAGTTGAAAACTTTCTGTTTGAAAGCAGCACTGATAGGTAAACTTCCTGCTTATTAGAACTGTTTGCGTAATCAAAATTCAAGCAAATTCGTCTGCTCAAACAATCATTTATCAAAACCATCAAATAAAAAGGGTGCTATATTTCCTGAGGGATTAAAGTCATACATGCTATGTGTCTGTCCAAAGGGAAAACCCCAACAATTGATTAAGATGACCCAACACCGTAGTACAGGTAGAGAAATTAGATGGTTGTGGGGGACTACGTAAATATTTCCACTGAGTTGggggttttgtctgtgttgagctctcctctgcttttccaTCTCTCACAGAACATTAGCTGAATATCTCACACCATCAAAATGCCATGAAACAATACATCCAGTAAAGTAACACCAATTACACCGATTTGTGCAGAAAATCAGAGATGAAATGAACGACTGTTACATTTAATCAACCTATAAGCCAGGGTGAAGTCTCCCTAGCAAATATAACCTCCATCTCTGAGTGTAAAGGTCGTAATACATGGTGTCTTGTTCACAGATTTAATCACTTTCATAAATGGATCGGCATCATCTTGTGGttgtttgtaaagaaaaaaatctgttttaaaagtgGGGGGAAAGTGAATCTTGTTTTTGCTGGAAAAAACATATTAGCAGTATTGAGTCACATACTCTCACATGcggcagtacacacacacacacacatatatatatacacatgtacccTCATGAATTCACAGATCCAGTGCACTCATCTCATGAAATATTTTTCCCTGAGCAATGAGTCACTGTTTAAAAACCCCACTACAGTAGCTCTGTGCAACACCGACATGAGgacatgatgtcacttcctgctGACCTTCACCACCTGTGGCTTACACCACAAACTTCCCAtcaacagatagatagatagatagatagatagatagatagatagatagatagatagatagatagatagatagatagatagatactaaAACTGAAATAAGTTCATTGTGAGAGGTTCTATGGCACTatgaacaaaaacacttttctttaCTCATTTATAACCATGCCAAGGCTTGTGTGGTGTAAAGGGAAACCGCTGCAGTGTTGCCATCTCACTATGACCAACATTGAAATTCAAAATTCAGGATAAATACATGgataataaatgtttttatggaaacaaattaaaaataaaaaaaatcaaacctaGGCCTAAACTTCCTCTCTTTCAAAGACCACTGGCTTGCGGTTATGATTATTAATGACCTAAGAGAGGTTGCTTTCTCAAGTCTCAAGATATCCTCTCAAgtggtaaaacacacagagcacccCCGcgacacctccccccccccctccttccccacccaaacaaaaatgaatcattcaGAATCAAATCACCAGGCCACAAATGCCTAATTTCTACAAATTATTTTCTAATAAATTCTACAGATATTTTAAAgttctttttagttttattaTAAACTTGagaaccattaaaaaaaaaaaaaaaagtaaaattctGAATTACTTAACAGGGGTGGTACAGCAACGCAGTGGTTATGGCTATggctaggggaaaaaaataaaatactcaCTCACTTAGAGGACTTGTTTGTGGTATCTTAGGAGAGATGACCGACGCAGACAGtcttttatgatatttatttttctcttccgAACGGGAGTACAAATGCAAAAGTGGCACTTCGGCATCCAATTACTATCTCACtcaaagctttcttctttttctcttttaggtTTCACAACGAACATCAACACAAGACAGCGTCACCCGGTGATTACTCCAGGTAAGGtgttttacatatacatattcacgATATTACATCTCCCCCCTCTTTAGGCTAAATGATTTCCTAACATAACTTTGCAGTatcaaataataacaaaacaagaatAATCCTCAATTCTAACAATCTCATTCATTAACAAGTGTACCAACTACCATCTATAAAGATGTACcgctttttatatatatatatatatatatatatatatatatatatatatatatatatatatatatatttgtacacaTATCAAAGGCGTCCACTTTGCCAAACaccaatgacaaaacaaaatgtacagtATGATAACGGTTGCCTTACAACTAAACCTTATGTAACACAtcaatttacaaacaaaaattgttctgaacattttgctgttgtacttttttttttcattaggttATGCACTTATCTCACAAAGTCTCTCAGGTAAGCtggagaatttctctctctctcagatcgtCTCAAGGTTGTAGTCTCAGGGTTTGGGGGTTGCTCTGGACTCACAGCTTTTCCAGGAACAGTTTGTACAGTCTCCCTCAACTCTGCCTCCATGGAAAAATCCTTAGTTGCCAGAGGAGTCAGGGTCACTGAACCCTCGGAACCGTTTGACACTTCTTCTGGGACCCTCTCTGGATCTGGTTGCAGAGGTTCCTTAGTGTACCTTGCTCTCATCTGGTCCACATGCCTGCGCAGACTTTGACCATTACCGATGACCACGCTGTATGACACTGGACCTGTACAACTGTTAATGACTCCGGGAACCCACTTCGGACCATAACTGTAGTTTCGGATGAACACTTCATCACTAGGTTGGAAATTTCTCAGTTTGGTGCCTGGATCATGAATTTGTTTCTGCCTCAATTGCCTCTCTTGTATCTTTGCTTTTAGATCCGGTATCAACAGGTCAAAGGTCGATCTTAGTTTTCTGGACATGAGCATCTCAGCTGGAGAATTTCCAGTGGTGGAGTGAGGGGTAATTCGGTAACTGAACAGGAATCTGGAAAGCTTTGTGTCAACTGTCTCGCCTGGCGTTTTCTTTAGTCCATCTTTTAAGGTTTGTTCGGCCCTCTCGGCCAATCCATTCGATGAGGGATGGTATGGAGCAGATGTGAAATGGCGAACACCATTTTGCTTCAAGAATCCCTCGAATTCAGCACTAGTGAAACATGATCCATTATCTGTGATGAGACATTCCGGTATTCCATGTGTGCTGAAACTTTGCCTTAGTTTCTCAATAGTCGCTTGGGAAGTGGATGAGTTCATGGCATAAGCTTCCATCCATTTTGAATGTGCATCCACAATCACCAAGAACATCTTCCCTAGGAAAGGGCCTGCATAGTCTGCATGTAGTCTAGACCATGGTCTCTCAGGCCATTCCCATGTATGAAGTGGAGCCAATGGTGGACTCTTCGCATTCTTTTGGCATTCCCCACAACTGCTCacttctctctccacctctttgTCCATCCCTGGCCACCATACGAATGATCTTGCCAATCCCTTCATTTTGGACATTCCTGCATGTGTGCAATGTAACTGTCTCAACAGGATTGTTCGCCCTTGTGGAGGTACGATCACTCTTGCACCCCACAAGACACAGCCCTCTCTGACACTCAAAGCTAGCCTTCTTGAGTAGTATGGTTGCAACCTGGAATCTGTTACTACGGGCTATCCTTTCAGAACATATTCACGTACATGTGACAAGATCACATCTTGAGCTGTCCATTTCCTAATTTGTTCTGCATTCAGGGGAGCGGTGTCTAACAACTCAAGCATCAACACCTTGTCCTCCCCCTGCTCTCCCTCATCCCCCGACTCAGGCACAGGCAGTCTGCTTAGTGCGTCCGCATTTGCGTGCTGCTTTCCCGGTTTGTACACAATTTTGTTCTTGTAGGCTCTAAGCCACACAGACCAGCGCTGTACCCTTGGAGATACCATTTGTGGTACTTGTTTCCTCTCATTGAACAAGGTTATCAGGGGTTTATGGTCAGTGACAATAGTAAAAATCCGTCCGTACAAATACTTGTGGAATCTTTGGATCCCGAAAATCACTGCCAGTCCTTCTTTGTCTAGTTGGGAATAGCGTCTTTCTGCTGGCGTCAGGGTGCGTGACATGAACCCCAAAGGTCTTTCACTCCCGTCCTCCATCTTGTGCGATAAGACCGCTCCTACCCCATATGGAGAAGCATCACATGAAAGAATAAGCTCTTGACTGGCTGAGTAGTGCACCAACACATCTGCAGATCTCAACAGCGCTTTTGATCCACAATGTGTCCCAGGTACTGCACTTCTGTTTCCATAAACGCGCActtgtttcatttcagtctcaGGCCGGCTTCTTCCAGCCGCTTCAGTACTTCTCCCAAGTTCCTCAAATGGTCTTCCTCGGTTGTCCCTGTGACTATGATGTCATCCAAGTACACTGCTACCTGTGTTACCCCTTGTAGCAGACTCTCCATTGTCCTCTGGAATATAGCTGGTGCTGAGGAGACCCCATACGGTAAGCGACTATATGTAAAAAGTCctttatgtgtatttatggtCACATATTTCTGGGACGGCTCATCCAACGTGATCTGTTGATATTCATGACTCATATCTAGTTTGGAAAACTTCTGTCCTCCTGACAGCACTGCGAACAAATCTTCCAGCTTGGGGATTGGGTATTGCTCTAATGAAGCCACCTGATTAACTGTCAATTTATAGTCCCCACACAACCTGACTGTGCCATCGGGCTTCAAAATGGGAACTACTGGGGCCGCCCATTCGGAATATTTAACAGGTGTGATGATGCCCTCTTTCAATAATCTATTAATTTCTTGCTCAACTTTCGCTCGCATGGCGTAGGGGACAGATCAGGGCCTATAAAACTTTGGTGTGGCATTTTCTGCCACATGGATGACTGCGGAGTTTCCCTTCAGTGTGCCCAATTCTTCTTTAAAGACTGAGGCATGTCTCTGAAGTACCTGCTGCAGTGTCATTGATTCATTATGGGCATACTTTATTTCTGCCCAATTTAACTGAATTTCTTCCAGCCAGTTCCTGCCGAGCAAATTTGGCCCTATACCGTTGACCACCACTAAGGGTAAGGACGTTGTCTGCTTTTGATAAGTAACTTTGACCCTAGCTACTCCCAAAATATGGATTTGCTCCCCCGTGTATGTTTTTAGACACATCTCAGTTTTCTCTAATGTTGGGCTGACTTGGGTCTTGCATATTTTCTTGTACTCCGTTTCATTCATGACTGTGACACTACTTCCAGTGTCGAGCTTAAATTTGACTGGATGCCCTTAAATTTTCATGTCGACCTGAAATGGCTTCACTCTCTTTGTGCTTGAGGCTGTTACACTGTTCAGCGAATAGGTACGCTCTGtctcatcttcttctttctctacaGCTAAGCTATGTGCTCTGTGAGTATTAGATTTTTCAAAGGCATGCTGTCTCTTACTCTCATTTATTTCTCGGGTTTTGCATGCCCTTGCAATATGACCTATTTTTGCACACTTATGGCATTTCTCATTCTTGAATTTACATTCCGTCGCAACATGTCCCTTGCCTTTGCATCTATAGCACTCAACAAGTTTCTCGTGCTTCATTACGCGATTTTCATAGCGTTCTCAAAAGTTAAGTTTGGGTCCGACAACAGCCGTCTTTGTATCCGATCATCATTTATGCCACACACTAATCGATCTCGAAGCCTTTGGTCCAGAGTAGCTCCGTAATTACAATCGTGAGCAAGCTTTCTGAGTTCAGTCACATACTCCATTAAGGTTTCAGTGGGTTTACGGGAGCGAGAGTCGAATTTAAATCTTTGCACGATCTCACTAGGTCTGGGGTTAAAATGGTTTTGAAGGAGACTCACCAACTCATCGTATTTTTGGTCACTGGGTTTTGCGGGGCTCAGAAGATTTCTCATGAGGCTATATGTCGGTGCTCCCACTGCACTGATGAAAATAGCTCTCTTCTTGTCATCATCGTCAATTTCGTTAGCGATGAAAAACTGTTCCATAATTTCGCAGTATTCGTCCCAGGTCTGTAACTTGGAATCAAATGTCGAAAGAGTCCCTATCGTTCACGAGCGATACATCAGTACTGTATCGCCTATAACATTCTAAAGacaaacagcaagagtaatTACGCCCAGCATTCATACATGTATTCAATGAGCAGTTCTCGGTGCATGCTGTTTGCTATACatataatgaaaatgcaaaggcttaCAACTATTAATTACAAAAGGGTATGGACAAGGAAAAGCATTCAATTGACTATTACCAGCAGGGCTAACGTTGGCTAACTTGACTAAGATGTCAATAAAAATGCATGTCTGGTTCcttgaggcagacagtggatgaTTAATGCAacacacttaaaataaaaagtgtatttctcaaaattatgttGAAGGTTATTCCCCAAACATCTGAATAGTCTTTCCAACTTCCCCTATACTGAATTTAAGGTAAGAGTAACTGACGTTAACTCTAGCTATATTATAATAGCGAACGTAACATCGTCCAAAGCAAGCTCCTAACACTCTGCTCCAACGGTAACTACTATGTATTAGCTTACTACTACAATAAACTACTCATGCATCATATTACCTCTGTCTTCGTCCCCTTTTTGCCTCctattttcttctgtttcttccctgGGCACTGGTCTTTTTAACATTacatattaatatataataatatattatttttatttaatttttttcagagGCGCAAGAAGGGGGTGTGCcaaaaatggtgaaaaatatacataacaAGACacgaaaatgtgtctttgttgtcaattgtctttgttttgtcatttaaaataggtaAATGCTGTATTTCACACATATTTTCGACGTTACGGCAAGGTCTAGACCGATCACATGAACAAGACAGGCTACTTATTCGTTACAGCTGCGGTCCAATGACGGTATTAatgatgagagttaaaatgtCAAATAGGATTCCAGAGCGCGAAGCTTTGCGGCACTCCGTGATCTAAACTGTCAGCTTGCGTGACACAGAGGAGATAGTACTggtgaaaaacagtaaaagttaaaaaaaaaaatgttccctcATTTGGGGCGCTTCAAACGACGCCCCTTGCATTTGCCTATACCGCCTTTGCGACGGGCCGGCTCTGATTCTGGTGGGAAAAATAATATTGCGTTGTGAATAAGATAATTAAGTCGTGATCACGAGTTAATAAGGCATTAGATATTAAGCCGTGACCATAACTTTATTATTGCGGGGCCACGACTTTCAGTATGAGATCAAACACCATGGGCAAACTGCGATAGCAGTTCATCCCaagatttaaattaaattaaatcacaTTTATCGATGCTTCATGCGTGATAATAGCCCTACGGAGCTCCCCGGTGTTGTCAGTAAACAACAGATTCCGTATCTTGTGGCACGCATTATTAAGACGTGGCCACAATTTGGTTCACATTCCCACGCCTTACTAACTCGTGGCAACGAGTTACTTGATCTTGTGGCCACGCAAtaacatttttgtctgtctgtctgtcagcattGGGCCGATTGTCATGAACCTTGGTGCGAGAGtgtagtgtggaccatggaAGAACCTATTAAATCTTGGAGCGGATCCGAGTCACGAGGTGGATCCACGTActgtattattttccactttcgttAACATTGCGAGATAGCTCTTCCAGTGCCCTTCTAGTTATTAGCCCAATGTTTCTTAAAGCGTATGGGAAGAACATATAATTGCATATGTCGGCTGCATTTTGTCGagttttcccttctttctttcttttcttttttgtttttgtgaggcTGATCAGGTCAAGTTTGCAACCAAGCAATGACGTCACTCTTGGAGCGTCGATAGTGGTTAAAACGAAGACGTGGGCTAGTCATCAAGAGGA from Chanos chanos chromosome 2, fChaCha1.1, whole genome shotgun sequence includes these protein-coding regions:
- the LOC115804890 gene encoding LOW QUALITY PROTEIN: uncharacterized protein K02A2.6-like (The sequence of the model RefSeq protein was modified relative to this genomic sequence to represent the inferred CDS: deleted 2 bases in 1 codon; substituted 2 bases at 2 genomic stop codons), translated to MRAKVEQEINRLLKEGIITPVKYSEWAAPVVPILKPDGTVRLCGDYKLTVNQVASLEQYPIPKLEDLFAVLSGGQKFSKLDMSHEYQQITLDEPSQKYVTINTHKGLFTYSRLPYGVSSAPAIFQRTMESLLQGVTQVAVYLDDIIVTGTTEEDHLRNLGEVLKRLEEAGLRLKXNKCAFMETEVQYLGHIGSKALLRSADVLVHYSASQELILSCDASPYGVGAVLSHKMEDGSERPLGFMSRTLTPAERRYSQLDKEGLAVIFGIQRFHKYLYGRIFTIVTDHKPLITLFNERKQVPQMVSPRVQRWSVWLRAYKNKIVYKPGKQHANADALSRLPVPESGDEGEQGEDKVLMLELLDTAPLNAEQIRKWTAQDVILSHVREYVLKGXPVVTDSRLQPYYSRRLALSVREGCVLWGARVIVPPQGRTILLRQLHCTHAGMSKMKGLARSFVWWPGMDKEVEREVSSCGECQKNAKSPPLAPLHTWEWPERPWSRLHADYAGPFLGKMFLVIVDAHSKWMEAYAMNSSTSQATIEKLRQSFSTHGIPECLITDNGSCFTSAEFEGFLKQNGVRHFTSAPYHPSSNGLAERAEQTLKDGLKKTPGETVDTKLSRFLFSYRITPHSTTGNSPAEMLMSRKLRSTFDLLIPDLKAKIQERQLRQKQIHDPGTKLRNFQPSDEVFIRNYSYGPKWVPGVINSCTGPVSYSVVIGNGQSLRRHVDQMRARYTKEPLQPDPERVPEEVSNGSEGSVTLTPLATKDFSMEAELRETVQTVPGKAVSPEQPPNPETTTLRRSERERNSPAYLRDFVR